In Amycolatopsis coloradensis, one genomic interval encodes:
- a CDS encoding oxygenase MpaB family protein codes for MSDLSRRNVLSLGVALGLVGAASVAPAWGATQTGSAADPWWVWDDEIDRIMARVLEAGQVPAVNTAMGSWVDNNDPLPGGLPADLAGHLQRVHKLPSWADPAKLRRAADFNRRKDTYLFMLYGLGSGIMSTVIPREAKSVYWSAGGADMQDRAAKTFTFGYDLSDLNAFEPDGQFVVTANKTRLVHAAVRHLLPQSAHWKAVADERIPISNGDILVTFHSLGTYVHRKLREWKVPMSAADEEAFLHMWQVAIHLLGVREEFIPKTWAAAHAQSAQVLTPILSPSHEGKELAEELLGLTAQIDLGVTRGFLNEFVRYVLSDAIGDWLGLRRDYASAALIRTAWPAYIAFREGLIPVMPAGFFMFDQLVRALAMLFLNKGTSPTTTPITIPTGNRPGA; via the coding sequence ATGAGCGATCTCAGCAGGAGGAATGTTCTGTCCCTCGGTGTCGCCCTGGGGCTGGTCGGCGCGGCGAGCGTGGCACCGGCCTGGGGTGCGACACAGACCGGCTCGGCCGCCGACCCGTGGTGGGTCTGGGACGACGAAATCGACCGCATCATGGCGAGGGTCCTCGAAGCGGGCCAGGTTCCGGCGGTCAACACCGCGATGGGATCCTGGGTGGACAACAACGATCCGCTGCCCGGTGGCCTGCCCGCCGATCTGGCGGGCCACCTCCAGCGCGTCCACAAGCTCCCGTCCTGGGCCGACCCCGCGAAGCTGCGCCGCGCGGCCGATTTCAACCGGCGCAAGGACACGTACCTGTTCATGCTGTACGGGCTCGGCAGCGGCATCATGAGCACCGTCATCCCGCGTGAGGCCAAATCGGTCTACTGGTCCGCGGGCGGGGCCGACATGCAGGACCGCGCGGCCAAGACGTTCACCTTCGGCTACGACCTGAGCGACCTCAACGCTTTCGAGCCCGACGGCCAGTTCGTGGTCACCGCCAACAAGACCCGGCTCGTGCACGCCGCGGTGCGGCATCTGCTGCCGCAGTCGGCGCACTGGAAGGCCGTCGCGGACGAGCGGATCCCGATCAGCAACGGCGACATCCTGGTCACCTTCCACAGCCTCGGCACCTACGTGCACCGGAAGCTGCGCGAGTGGAAGGTGCCGATGTCGGCCGCCGACGAGGAGGCCTTCCTCCACATGTGGCAGGTCGCCATCCACCTGCTCGGCGTGCGGGAGGAGTTCATCCCGAAGACGTGGGCCGCCGCGCACGCGCAGTCGGCACAGGTGCTCACTCCCATCCTTTCCCCGTCACACGAAGGAAAAGAGCTGGCCGAAGAGCTGCTCGGGCTGACCGCGCAGATCGATCTGGGCGTCACTCGCGGATTCCTCAACGAATTCGTGCGCTACGTGCTGAGCGACGCGATCGGCGACTGGCTCGGCCTGCGCCGCGATTACGCGTCCGCCGCCCTCATCCGCACCGCGTGGCCCGCCTACATCGCCTTCCGCGAGGGCTTGATCCCCGTCATGCCCGCCGGCTTCTTCATGTTCGACCAGCTGGTGCGCGCGCTGGCGATGTTGTTCCTCAACAAGGGCACCTCGCCGACGACCACCCCCATCACGATCCCCACCGGGAACCGGCCGGGAGCCTGA
- a CDS encoding AMP-binding protein: MSTASAPASSFRHHWMAHAATHAMMRPDKPALRYLGETTTWAELSRRSLRLAAGLAARGVAEGHRVATLTLNHPWFVETVFAANSLGAMAVPLSFRLAPAELDYILADCAPSAIVVDERLLPLLDAAPNAASIGTVLVLGESYEEFLTAHEPLEPPDVSEESTALIMYTSGTTGRPKGVMLSHRNLQMQAITCIRAMKIFDDTDVAFLTAPFFHIAGLGSIVANFLVGGVVVIHPLGAFDPRAVLDAYEREGATVVFNVPQQWDLICARPDIAERDLKLRIISWGAAPATRATLLAMAEKFPGALNVAVFGQTETSPITCVLSGEDSIRKLGSVGKPIPTLQYRVVDDDMNDVAPGEVGEIVYRGPTVTKGYWKKPRETAEAFSGGWFHSGDLVSQDEDGFIRVVDRKKDMIISGGENIYCAELENAISAHPSVREVAVIGRADERWGQVPVVFVTTPPDTAPSLAELNEFLDGRLASFKMPKDLVVVPELPRNAGGKVVKGSLRDLDGKRAHH, encoded by the coding sequence ATGTCGACCGCTTCGGCTCCCGCCTCGTCCTTCCGGCACCACTGGATGGCGCACGCGGCGACGCACGCGATGATGCGACCGGACAAGCCCGCCCTGCGGTACCTCGGGGAGACGACCACCTGGGCGGAGCTCTCCCGGCGGTCCTTGCGGTTGGCCGCCGGTCTCGCCGCACGAGGTGTCGCCGAAGGCCATCGGGTGGCCACGCTGACCCTGAATCACCCGTGGTTCGTGGAAACCGTGTTCGCGGCGAACAGCCTGGGCGCCATGGCCGTCCCGCTCAGCTTCCGGCTCGCACCGGCGGAACTCGACTACATCCTGGCCGACTGCGCGCCCTCCGCCATCGTCGTCGACGAGCGGCTTCTGCCCCTGCTCGACGCCGCGCCGAACGCGGCGTCGATCGGGACGGTGCTCGTCCTCGGCGAGTCGTACGAGGAATTCCTGACCGCGCACGAACCGCTGGAACCGCCGGACGTCAGCGAGGAGTCGACGGCACTGATCATGTACACCTCGGGCACCACCGGCAGGCCGAAAGGGGTGATGCTGTCCCATCGCAATCTGCAGATGCAGGCGATCACCTGCATCCGGGCGATGAAGATCTTCGACGACACCGACGTCGCCTTCCTGACCGCGCCCTTCTTCCACATCGCGGGCCTGGGGTCGATCGTGGCGAACTTCCTGGTCGGCGGCGTGGTCGTGATCCATCCACTGGGCGCCTTCGATCCGCGCGCGGTGCTCGACGCCTACGAACGCGAAGGCGCCACCGTGGTGTTCAACGTTCCCCAGCAATGGGACCTGATCTGCGCCCGGCCGGATATCGCCGAGCGTGACCTGAAACTGCGGATCATCAGCTGGGGTGCGGCTCCCGCGACCAGGGCGACGCTCCTCGCCATGGCCGAAAAGTTCCCCGGCGCCCTCAACGTCGCCGTGTTCGGCCAGACCGAGACCTCCCCGATCACCTGCGTCCTCAGCGGCGAGGACTCGATCCGCAAACTCGGCTCCGTCGGCAAACCGATCCCGACCCTCCAGTACCGCGTCGTGGACGACGACATGAACGACGTCGCACCGGGAGAGGTGGGAGAGATCGTCTATCGCGGTCCGACGGTGACCAAGGGGTATTGGAAGAAACCGCGGGAGACCGCGGAAGCCTTTTCCGGTGGCTGGTTCCACTCCGGCGATTTGGTTTCCCAGGACGAAGACGGCTTCATCCGGGTGGTCGACCGCAAAAAGGACATGATCATCAGCGGCGGCGAGAACATCTATTGCGCCGAACTGGAGAATGCGATCTCCGCGCATCCATCGGTACGGGAGGTCGCCGTGATCGGCCGGGCCGACGAGCGCTGGGGCCAGGTGCCGGTCGTGTTCGTCACCACCCCGCCGGACACCGCACCGTCCTTGGCGGAACTGAACGAATTCCTCGACGGCAGGCTCGCGTCCTTCAAAATGCCCAAGGACCTCGTGGTGGTCCCCGAACTCCCGCGCAACGCGGGCGGGAAAGTGGTCAAGGGTTCGCTTCGCGACCTGGACGGGAAACGCGCACATCACTAG
- a CDS encoding TetR/AcrR family transcriptional regulator: MSADSTAAVRPRNRKQTIVDAAGRIFSEHGYHAASMEEIAADVGITAAALYRHFPNKYALFAACANVMADRLVATLDEVAPGAPLVDVLAAVTRGTVTHRASSGLYRWESRYLDREDRHSLALKFGQVVDRVTEAVRREYPLPDAGLRAVAALGXEAVRREYPLPDAGLRAVAALGVIGSITMHRTSIAQRRGEEVLVESALRVAATDPATGGAGTHAVELPSGPVSRTRRSEIIAAAIPLFEQDGFANVTNGRIAEAVGLVPSALYRYFPGKADILAAACLQAAGILAQAVEQNLRGVDDPSLALLALARTYVAYSFEHTALTSVANAELAGLPAALQRPLVSAQREHIAVWERELRAARPELGQRQARVLVHAGFGVVVEAGRRLRWEDVPANRDAVSALLVGALGV; the protein is encoded by the coding sequence ATGAGCGCCGACTCGACCGCGGCCGTCCGGCCCCGTAACCGCAAGCAGACGATCGTCGACGCGGCCGGGCGGATCTTCAGCGAACACGGCTACCACGCGGCGTCGATGGAGGAGATCGCCGCCGACGTGGGCATCACCGCGGCGGCCCTCTACCGGCACTTCCCGAACAAGTACGCGCTGTTCGCCGCGTGCGCGAACGTCATGGCCGACCGGCTCGTCGCCACCCTCGACGAGGTCGCGCCCGGCGCGCCGCTGGTGGACGTGCTCGCCGCCGTCACGCGGGGCACGGTCACCCATCGCGCGTCGAGCGGCCTGTACCGCTGGGAATCCCGGTACCTCGATCGCGAAGACCGGCACTCGCTGGCGCTGAAGTTCGGGCAGGTCGTGGACCGGGTGACCGAAGCGGTGCGGCGGGAGTACCCGCTCCCCGACGCGGGCCTGCGGGCCGTGGCCGCGCTCGGCGNCGAAGCGGTGCGGCGGGAGTACCCGCTCCCCGACGCGGGCCTGCGGGCCGTGGCCGCGCTCGGCGTGATCGGGTCCATCACGATGCACCGCACGTCGATCGCCCAGCGCCGGGGCGAAGAGGTGCTGGTGGAGTCGGCGCTGCGGGTGGCCGCGACCGACCCGGCGACGGGCGGCGCGGGCACGCACGCCGTCGAGCTGCCCTCAGGTCCGGTGTCGCGCACCAGGCGTTCGGAGATCATCGCGGCCGCCATCCCGTTGTTCGAACAGGACGGGTTCGCCAACGTCACGAACGGCCGGATCGCCGAAGCCGTGGGGTTGGTGCCGTCCGCGCTCTACCGGTATTTCCCCGGTAAGGCAGACATTCTCGCCGCCGCGTGCCTGCAGGCCGCGGGGATTCTTGCCCAGGCGGTGGAACAGAACCTTCGCGGTGTCGACGACCCGAGCCTTGCTCTGCTCGCACTGGCGCGGACGTATGTGGCGTACAGCTTCGAGCACACCGCGCTCACGAGCGTCGCCAACGCCGAGCTGGCGGGCCTTCCCGCGGCTCTGCAGCGGCCCTTGGTCAGTGCGCAGCGCGAGCACATCGCCGTCTGGGAACGGGAATTGCGGGCGGCGCGGCCGGAACTCGGCCAGCGCCAGGCGAGGGTGCTCGTGCACGCGGGTTTCGGGGTGGTGGTCGAAGCGGGCCGGAGGCTGCGCTGGGAAGACGTCCCCGCCAACCGTGACGCGGTGAGCGCGTTGCTCGTGGGCGCCTTGGGCGTTTGA
- a CDS encoding IclR family transcriptional regulator domain-containing protein, with protein sequence MDLEDNEPGIRCVAAPIRDATGAIAGAISVSATRPYMPAARMRGLNRVVGRAARQVSAGLGHREP encoded by the coding sequence ATGGACCTGGAGGACAACGAACCGGGGATCCGCTGTGTCGCGGCGCCGATCCGGGACGCCACCGGCGCGATCGCCGGCGCCATCAGCGTTTCGGCGACCCGGCCGTACATGCCCGCCGCCCGGATGCGCGGTCTGAACCGCGTCGTCGGCCGTGCGGCGCGCCAGGTCTCCGCCGGCCTCGGCCACCGCGAACCCTGA
- a CDS encoding carboxymuconolactone decarboxylase family protein: MNARLDYFGNKVGGKFMRTIISAGRGLADSPLSLTIQELVRMRASQINGCAVCLDIHTKEAAAAGETDVRINLVAVWREANVFTEAERAALEVTEQACRMADGGGVTDEAWANAAKHFDEDQLAALVGVISLINAFNRVNAIVQNPGGDYRVGQFA, translated from the coding sequence ATGAACGCCAGGCTCGACTACTTCGGCAACAAGGTCGGCGGAAAGTTCATGAGGACCATCATCTCGGCGGGGAGGGGACTCGCCGATTCACCGCTGTCGCTCACGATCCAGGAGCTGGTCCGGATGCGCGCGAGCCAGATCAACGGATGCGCGGTATGCCTGGACATCCACACCAAGGAAGCCGCCGCCGCGGGCGAAACGGATGTGCGGATCAACCTGGTCGCCGTGTGGCGGGAGGCGAACGTCTTCACCGAGGCCGAGCGTGCCGCGCTGGAGGTGACCGAACAGGCCTGCCGGATGGCCGACGGGGGCGGCGTCACCGATGAGGCGTGGGCGAACGCCGCCAAGCACTTCGACGAGGACCAGCTCGCCGCGCTGGTCGGGGTGATCTCGCTGATCAACGCCTTCAACCGGGTGAACGCCATCGTCCAGAACCCCGGCGGCGACTACCGGGTCGGCCAGTTCGCATGA
- a CDS encoding ester cyclase codes for MTATETARNRAVFGCFHDATNSGDLDVIEKTIDEVVAPDVVFHAPVPMETTGAQALKQVWTVLLRAFPDLRVTAEDVLADGDKIVCRNTVTGTHRGEFRGMPATGKPVSYSEIFILRFAGGRVAEIWGVVDVLTQLRQLGALAA; via the coding sequence ATGACCGCCACTGAGACAGCACGCAACCGGGCGGTGTTCGGCTGCTTTCACGACGCGACCAACAGCGGCGACCTCGACGTCATCGAGAAGACGATCGACGAGGTCGTCGCACCGGACGTGGTGTTCCACGCGCCGGTGCCGATGGAGACAACAGGGGCGCAGGCACTGAAACAGGTGTGGACGGTGCTGCTGCGCGCGTTCCCCGATCTGCGGGTCACGGCCGAGGACGTGCTCGCCGACGGCGACAAGATCGTCTGCCGGAACACCGTCACCGGCACCCACCGGGGCGAGTTCAGGGGGATGCCCGCCACCGGGAAGCCGGTTTCCTACAGCGAGATCTTCATCCTCCGCTTCGCCGGAGGGCGCGTCGCCGAGATCTGGGGTGTCGTCGACGTCCTCACCCAGCTGCGGCAACTCGGCGCCTTAGCGGCGTAG
- the sigJ gene encoding RNA polymerase sigma factor SigJ: protein MNERTHGPLDPALKAIVSERRQLIGLAYRLVGSLSEAEDVVQETYTRWYALSPAQREAIDSPGAWLTTVAGRICLDFLGSARARRERYVGEWLPEPLPGHVAGTTLRPPTDDPADRITLDESINMAFLVVLESLTPAERVAFVLHDVFRYPFAEVAEIVGRTPAACRQLATSARRRIRATRLVPVPIARQADLVKEFKKAWDAKDIEALIGLLDPDVKAASDGGGVVRAALHPFEGREEVASYLISVAHLTSGLDLVERDVNGRPGLVLQQAGRTVAVFAFHVADDRIQRIWGMRNPEKLRPWADA from the coding sequence ATGAACGAACGCACGCACGGCCCGCTCGACCCGGCGTTGAAGGCGATCGTGAGTGAACGGCGTCAGCTGATCGGGCTCGCGTATCGCCTGGTCGGCTCGCTTTCCGAGGCCGAGGACGTGGTGCAGGAGACCTACACCCGCTGGTACGCCTTGTCCCCAGCACAGCGGGAAGCGATCGACTCCCCCGGCGCCTGGCTGACGACTGTCGCCGGTCGCATCTGCCTGGACTTCCTCGGCTCGGCCCGCGCACGGCGGGAACGCTACGTCGGCGAGTGGCTCCCCGAACCCTTGCCGGGACATGTCGCAGGGACGACCCTGCGTCCGCCCACCGACGATCCGGCCGACCGAATCACCCTCGACGAGTCGATCAACATGGCCTTTCTCGTCGTGCTCGAGTCGCTGACACCGGCCGAGCGGGTCGCGTTCGTCCTGCACGACGTCTTCCGCTACCCCTTCGCCGAGGTCGCGGAGATCGTCGGCCGCACCCCGGCGGCCTGCCGCCAGCTGGCCACCTCCGCCCGCCGCCGCATCCGCGCGACGCGGCTCGTGCCCGTCCCGATCGCCCGGCAGGCCGACCTCGTCAAGGAGTTCAAGAAGGCGTGGGACGCCAAGGACATCGAAGCCCTCATCGGTCTCCTCGATCCGGACGTCAAGGCGGCCAGTGACGGCGGAGGTGTCGTCAGGGCCGCGCTGCATCCGTTCGAAGGGCGCGAGGAGGTGGCGTCCTATCTCATTTCGGTGGCGCATCTGACGTCCGGTCTCGACCTGGTTGAGCGGGATGTCAACGGCCGGCCCGGCCTCGTGCTCCAGCAGGCCGGGCGGACCGTCGCCGTCTTCGCGTTCCACGTCGCCGACGACCGCATCCAGCGCATCTGGGGGATGCGGAACCCGGAGAAACTCCGGCCGTGGGCCGACGCCTGA
- a CDS encoding ankyrin repeat domain-containing protein: MIGERAIVALLAAFVLGACSPQAPSAPPQTAPSTAPPPASSQPPRQGVPVSQLFEADVNRVRQAVDAGADLETRDDHGRTPLLVAVTENRVDVAEVLVKAGADPNALDGRHDTPWLVTGVTGNVPMAKLLLEAEPDLTITNRYGGVSLIPASERGHAEYVRLVASSGINVDHVNDLGWTALLEAVILGDGGPRHQEVVRALVAAGADVNLADKQGVTPLAHARAKGQTAVARVLTEAGAR; this comes from the coding sequence ATGATCGGTGAGCGGGCGATCGTGGCGTTGCTCGCCGCCTTCGTGCTCGGTGCCTGCTCACCGCAGGCACCGAGCGCACCACCCCAGACGGCGCCGAGCACCGCCCCGCCGCCCGCCTCGTCCCAGCCGCCCCGCCAAGGAGTCCCCGTGAGCCAACTCTTCGAAGCCGACGTGAACCGCGTCCGGCAGGCCGTCGACGCGGGCGCCGACCTGGAAACCCGTGACGATCACGGCCGGACCCCGTTGCTCGTCGCCGTCACCGAGAACCGCGTCGACGTCGCCGAAGTCCTCGTCAAAGCGGGCGCCGACCCGAACGCGCTCGACGGGCGGCACGACACGCCGTGGCTCGTCACCGGAGTCACCGGCAACGTCCCGATGGCGAAGCTGCTGCTTGAGGCCGAGCCGGACCTGACCATCACCAACCGGTACGGCGGTGTCTCGCTGATCCCCGCCTCCGAACGCGGGCACGCCGAGTACGTGCGGTTGGTGGCCAGCAGCGGGATCAACGTCGACCACGTGAACGACCTCGGCTGGACCGCCTTGCTGGAAGCGGTCATCCTCGGCGACGGCGGGCCGCGTCACCAGGAAGTGGTCCGGGCGCTCGTCGCCGCCGGGGCCGACGTGAACCTCGCCGACAAGCAGGGCGTCACTCCCCTCGCGCACGCTCGGGCCAAAGGCCAGACGGCCGTCGCCCGGGTCCTCACCGAAGCGGGCGCACGCTGA
- a CDS encoding heme-binding protein produces MNAKLPRTRLILGMTAGLATVALATGVGAAQAQDHKPQRPAQQSVVQTSVLSVDAATRAAQATLDAAEKEGQRITVAVVDRSGDVRVLLKGDGAGPQTEESAKRKAFTAVSFGQPTSALAKNAQGDGPTIRDIPGTLFLGGGVPVAANGGPIAGIGVGGAPSGDLDERFATAGLRAIGELR; encoded by the coding sequence ATGAACGCCAAGCTCCCCCGCACTCGTCTCATCCTCGGCATGACGGCCGGTCTCGCGACCGTCGCGCTGGCCACCGGGGTGGGCGCGGCGCAGGCACAGGACCACAAGCCGCAGCGGCCCGCCCAGCAGTCCGTCGTGCAGACGAGCGTGCTCAGCGTCGACGCCGCCACCCGCGCCGCGCAGGCCACGCTGGACGCAGCCGAGAAGGAGGGCCAGCGGATCACCGTGGCCGTGGTTGACCGCTCGGGTGACGTGCGTGTGCTGCTCAAGGGCGACGGCGCCGGGCCGCAGACGGAAGAGTCCGCCAAGCGCAAGGCCTTCACCGCGGTCTCCTTCGGACAGCCCACGTCCGCGCTGGCCAAGAACGCCCAGGGCGACGGCCCGACCATCCGCGACATCCCCGGCACGCTCTTCCTCGGCGGCGGTGTGCCGGTCGCCGCGAACGGCGGCCCGATCGCCGGGATCGGTGTCGGCGGCGCGCCCAGCGGCGACCTCGACGAGCGCTTCGCCACGGCCGGGCTGCGCGCCATCGGGGAACTTCGCTGA
- a CDS encoding sensor histidine kinase — MKSHLGAATRLTAAMHAGFFLLLAASVARFVAGHGLSGATPLILVLTGALALVYVAGVLSWEVLDRWRPVWLTAVIAVWLALVVAAPSFAWCAVPLFFVCLQMLRPRMMIAVVVLLTAATILAQLRIASGFDPSLVLAPIAVALMATMTFLQLDGDRRKLGEAVKALLGARVDLAQSQRLAGMMQERERLAREIHDALAQGISSTRMLLQAAQRSWDTDPELAKGHVSRAVEAAGDNLAEARRFVKGLGSPRLDAGDLVETLKDLAEQVMFAAMHAVRFETSGDPYPLSPEVEAGLLRVAQGALANVSEHARATKAAVTLTYLADKVVLDIRDDGVGFDPASTRASGDRGNGLRMISERLAELGGEMVVESAPGEGTALAVAVPTREVR; from the coding sequence ATGAAATCGCACCTCGGCGCGGCCACCCGGCTGACCGCCGCGATGCATGCCGGGTTCTTCCTGCTGCTCGCCGCGTCGGTGGCCAGGTTCGTCGCGGGGCACGGGTTGAGCGGCGCCACACCGTTGATCCTCGTGCTCACCGGCGCGCTCGCGCTGGTCTACGTGGCGGGTGTGCTGAGCTGGGAAGTGCTCGACCGGTGGCGGCCGGTGTGGTTGACGGCGGTGATCGCGGTCTGGCTCGCGCTGGTGGTGGCCGCGCCGAGTTTCGCCTGGTGCGCCGTACCGTTGTTCTTCGTCTGCCTGCAGATGCTGCGCCCGCGGATGATGATCGCGGTGGTGGTCCTGCTGACCGCCGCGACCATCCTGGCCCAGCTGAGGATCGCGAGCGGGTTCGATCCGAGCCTCGTGCTCGCGCCCATCGCGGTCGCGCTGATGGCCACGATGACGTTCCTGCAACTCGACGGGGACCGGAGGAAGCTGGGGGAAGCCGTCAAGGCACTCCTGGGTGCCAGGGTCGATCTCGCGCAGAGCCAGCGACTGGCCGGGATGATGCAGGAACGGGAGCGGCTGGCGCGAGAGATCCATGACGCCCTCGCCCAGGGGATCTCGAGTACGCGGATGCTGCTGCAGGCGGCACAGCGGTCGTGGGACACGGACCCGGAACTGGCGAAAGGCCATGTGTCCCGCGCCGTCGAGGCGGCGGGGGACAACCTCGCCGAAGCGCGCCGGTTCGTCAAAGGCCTCGGGTCACCGCGGCTCGACGCCGGGGATCTCGTCGAGACGTTGAAGGATCTCGCCGAGCAGGTCATGTTCGCCGCCATGCACGCTGTGCGCTTCGAGACCAGCGGAGACCCCTATCCGCTGTCACCCGAGGTGGAGGCAGGTCTGCTCCGGGTCGCGCAGGGCGCGCTGGCGAACGTCAGCGAGCACGCCAGGGCGACGAAAGCGGCCGTCACGCTGACCTACCTGGCGGACAAGGTCGTCCTCGACATCCGTGACGACGGTGTCGGCTTCGATCCGGCGTCGACTCGCGCGAGCGGCGACCGGGGGAACGGGCTGCGGATGATCAGCGAGCGGCTCGCCGAACTCGGTGGTGAGATGGTCGTCGAGAGCGCGCCGGGAGAGGGCACCGCGCTCGCCGTCGCCGTGCCCACCAGGGAGGTTCGATGA
- a CDS encoding response regulator transcription factor, with protein sequence MTVRVLIVDDHPVVRAGIAALLAGEPGFEVIGECAGADEAVLFAGAEKPDVVLMDLQLGDGPDGVNATERLTTLPEPPKVLVLTTYDAELDITRAVAAGATGYLLKAGPPEDLFKGIHAAARGETVLAPQVAARLFGHMRAPAPALSPRETEIVQLVAEGLINRQIAARLFISEATVKTHLVHIYDKLGVDSRAGAVAVATERRIIRN encoded by the coding sequence ATGACCGTCCGGGTACTGATCGTCGACGATCATCCGGTGGTGCGGGCGGGAATCGCCGCACTGCTGGCAGGCGAGCCCGGCTTCGAGGTGATCGGCGAATGCGCGGGGGCCGATGAGGCCGTGCTGTTCGCCGGCGCGGAGAAGCCGGACGTCGTGCTGATGGACCTGCAGCTCGGCGACGGCCCGGACGGCGTGAATGCCACCGAACGCCTGACCACTCTGCCGGAGCCGCCGAAGGTGCTGGTGCTCACCACCTACGACGCCGAGCTGGACATCACCAGGGCGGTGGCCGCCGGCGCCACCGGCTACCTGCTCAAGGCGGGGCCGCCCGAGGACCTCTTCAAGGGCATCCACGCGGCCGCGCGCGGTGAGACCGTGCTGGCACCTCAGGTCGCGGCCCGGCTCTTCGGGCACATGCGGGCACCGGCGCCCGCGTTGAGCCCTCGTGAGACCGAGATCGTGCAGTTGGTGGCGGAAGGGTTGATCAACCGGCAGATCGCCGCGCGGCTGTTCATCTCCGAAGCCACGGTGAAGACACACCTGGTCCATATCTACGACAAACTCGGCGTCGACAGCCGTGCCGGTGCGGTGGCCGTCGCCACGGAACGGAGGATCATCCGCAACTGA
- a CDS encoding aldo/keto reductase codes for MPLTLDTYRLLGRSGLRVSPLALGAATFGTEWGWGAEQDEARELFDTYVERGGNFIDTASTYTSGSSERLLGEFARSNRESLVLATKYTTLRRPGDPNSGGGQRKSLFASVEASLRRLNTDYLDLLYLHLWDFTTPVEEILRGMDDLVRQGKLLYVAISNAPAWEVSRMQAIADLRGWSPLVALQIEYNLIERTGERDLIPMAREMGLGVVPWSPLAGGVLTGKYSRDDVTAVPSENGTRKNFTLALGTLTERNLAIVDVVKEVAAELGRSPAQIGLAWTLLNPGVTAPIIGARTPAQLEENLGALEVEFTGSHLARLDEASAIDLGFPHEMLSRDTTLALTRGDMTIEPRR; via the coding sequence ATGCCGCTCACCCTCGACACCTATCGGCTGCTGGGCCGGTCCGGGCTGCGAGTGTCCCCGCTGGCGCTGGGCGCGGCGACGTTCGGCACCGAATGGGGCTGGGGCGCGGAGCAGGATGAGGCCCGCGAACTGTTCGACACCTACGTCGAACGCGGCGGCAACTTCATCGACACCGCCAGCACCTACACGAGCGGCAGCTCCGAACGGCTGCTGGGCGAATTCGCCAGGAGCAACCGCGAAAGCCTTGTGCTGGCGACGAAGTACACGACACTGCGCAGGCCGGGAGACCCGAACTCCGGCGGCGGGCAGCGCAAAAGCCTGTTCGCTTCGGTGGAAGCCAGCCTGCGGCGGCTGAACACGGACTACCTTGACCTGCTTTACCTGCACCTGTGGGATTTCACGACGCCGGTCGAGGAGATCCTACGCGGGATGGACGATCTGGTCCGGCAGGGCAAGCTCCTGTACGTGGCGATCTCCAACGCGCCGGCCTGGGAGGTTTCGCGGATGCAGGCGATCGCCGACCTGCGCGGCTGGTCACCGCTGGTCGCGCTGCAGATCGAGTACAACCTGATCGAGCGCACCGGGGAACGCGACCTGATCCCCATGGCACGCGAGATGGGGCTGGGCGTGGTCCCCTGGTCACCGCTGGCGGGCGGCGTGCTCACCGGGAAGTACAGCCGGGACGACGTGACCGCGGTGCCGTCCGAGAACGGCACCCGCAAGAACTTCACCTTGGCCTTGGGCACGCTCACCGAACGCAACCTCGCGATCGTGGACGTGGTGAAGGAGGTCGCCGCGGAGCTCGGCCGCAGCCCCGCCCAGATCGGGCTGGCCTGGACCCTGCTGAACCCGGGCGTGACGGCACCGATCATCGGCGCCCGCACACCCGCCCAGCTGGAGGAGAACCTCGGCGCGCTGGAGGTCGAATTCACCGGCTCGCACCTGGCCCGCCTCGACGAGGCCAGCGCGATCGATCTCGGTTTCCCGCACGAGATGCTCTCCCGTGACACGACCCTCGCGCTGACCCGCGGCGACATGACGATCGAACCGCGCCGCTGA